Genomic segment of Apostichopus japonicus isolate 1M-3 chromosome 8, ASM3797524v1, whole genome shotgun sequence:
TAAACTATTTCTGAAATAACATTTGAAGCGCAGTGTCCTTAGATTCTTAATTACAGGTTATTAGTCTAAGATTAGTTTAACAGTTCTCATGATTAGTTTAACATTTAACAGCTCATGAATACATAAATAGATCTTTCAATTTGGTTCAttccaatatataaatatactaaaAGTACCGataaaaaatgaaactaaaacAGAGAGAGAAATAATTAGAGTTCAAGTAAACATTAGTGTTTGGACATAATGTAAAATTTTAATCActtaatgtaaaatttaaatcatacatgtttacaagttatTCTATCACAGAGATTCTAGGGCATTTGTCTTTGCAGCAAGGTTaatgatatactgtatgttatcTACAAGGATGCATTCCTTGTGGACTCACTTCTTTGCTGGTTGGAGAGACTTTGTATTTTATACCAACCTGTGGCATTCTCATTTCACGCTGTATGCAATATGCAAGGCTCTATGGCTTATCACTAGCACCTCCAACAAAGAACTCCTCTAGAGTTCAAAGTGGTCAAACAGAATACAGTTGGGAGGGCCAAGGACTTTACagaataaccaacatttttggCTACATTTTCGCACAGTTAGTTTTGAGCTTTCATAACTATCGTCGAACAGTTACAAGACTGAGGGTGCAGAAAAGTGCTACATACACACCTAGGCAATTTAGTACAGTACAATTTATGACCATTCTGCATGATAAAATTGTGTGGTTTACATTCTGAATTTGTGTCATCACTTGATTGTCTGTTACAAATAGTCGGAAAtctaattaaattaaattctaTCTGTCCTGCCCTAGCTGTTTGTGATCATGTCAATTTAGAGAGTAGTGACTCTCCCTATGAGAGAGAAATTTTCAAACCCAAGCCTACTCAGGCCAACAATTTGTTTATATGTCTAATTTCTACACAAGTAAGGTCATCAGGCACTGTagatttgtatatatttgtacattatATACTTGTTATACCACAAGTAAATGGTGTCTATTACAGTGCTTATGCATTAATAATTACAAGTTCTGTGTGCAATATTACCTGCTACTGTTAGTAATCACCAGTGTCTTTATGCACTTCAGACTCTGCATGACTAGTATCAAAATCaaccccaaaaaaaatcacaattaaTGGACTAAACGACAAAATGgacaaaccaaaacaacaacaaatatagaGAATTTTAAATTGCTTTCAAAAATTGCAACAGCTTATATTGTGTCATGAAATGGAAAACTACACGAAGGAAATGAACTATACAAAATGTCAGAGTGTGATGGTACAGTAGATGACATCCCATAGGGATTTTAACAACTTCTCCTCTTGGTTTCctttaaaattgaaatatgttaGCTTAGTATAATATGGGCAACTACAGTACACAAATTCTGTAAGAGTAGAGCATTGTTTTATGGTGGTAGGGCATGATTCATCCTATATCTTTGCTAtaaatttcatgttttcaaGTACAAACACAGACACACAAGACATAGGTCTACATGGTGTCCTGGATTTATACTATGCCATCTGCTGTCaataaattccaaaactttGTACCGAAGGAATGGAACAAGCTACAGAGAATGTTGGACAATTGATTATTTTTTCTGATAGTGTCTGTTAGAGCTCTGTATAAAGTAGAGTTCTGTAAAAGTAGAGCATTGTTTTATGGTGATCGGCATGATTCATCTTTTATCTTTGCTTTAAATTTAATGTTGGACAATTGATTTTCTTGTGATACTATCTACTACTGGTTTACTTTAAACTTTGAAGAGACATTGAACTTGCAGTACTATTTGGAAGTGATAAGACTAATCATGGAAGATGACACAatcaaaaagtttaaaaagaatCCTGGATCTGTCTCTGTCCCTACTTTCACACACCTGATGCAGACAGATATTGTTATGTTACTCAGATGTGGCCTACGACATATTTATTGCTAACTATAGTCATGTTCTCGCTGAAATTAATGTCAGAATTTCAGGGGATGGTTGGCAGAAGTTGATTGCACAATAATCATAGACTGGGAAAATGGAATGGAGACTAAAACAAAGATGTTACTAAGTAATAATCTACTTCGATCATATGTGCAAAGAAAATCTTAACTATACATACACATTAAATCATAGTCAAAAGCACCTGGAATTACAACCTTTTATGGATGAAATTTTTGTAAGGTGGATACGGCCAAAATGATCATCAGGTTTACACCAAATTAAATATCCCATAAGTGTATAAAAATCAAGTTAAAACAATTCagtaacagaaaaaaaaataagagtaTGGTGCATTTTAATTTGTCCCTTTGTAGTCTTCACTTTTTAAGTCAGAACTTGTCTCAGTGAGTTACGCACGCCGCACTTGTTAAAACTTATATTGAACGTGCATTTAACAAACTGTTCCACACAGTAAACTCCCATTGagactgtacagtatgttagaCAAATGTACTTCTTCACAATTTGAACTTGCTCCAGTTCCGAGTAACTACTGCACTATTGCACCTGTTTGAAACATTAGGCAAGGCATTACTACGTAGAGAATGCTGGTGTTACGGATATGTAGGCTATCAACAATATTGCAGTAGCTCAAACCattcaaatttgagtttaatTGCGAATATTGTTCCAGCAAGGTGTTTACTCTAATATTGAACGAGTACTCATATCCCTATTGATGGTGGTTCACAAATTTGTTTATCTTTTGTATACCTTTGACATTCACTTGCCAGTGGTCAAAAGTAGCACTACATTTAAAGATCATTGCGTCCAACTTTTATGGACATGGGTTTCTCTTGGAAAGAGAATATAAATTTTAAAGGTTTTCACATAATGGCCTGGACATAATGACctctaaatgacctttgaccttaacttTCTGATGTCAAAAATTAGCCCAACATCCACAAATTTTGTGTTCATGTTTCATCAAAATCAATCTAAGAATGAGCATTCAAAATCACTTCCAAAGATTTCCAGATTTATGTAATATTGATTCCCCTGGTACAAGTACTCATAATTTCTATGGAACAAAGCTAAAGAGAGAGTGTTCATTGGAAGCTAAGTGCAACTGTTCACAAAGGAAGCATCTTCTTTTTGCTCAGCTGCTTATTACATGATAAGCAGCTTAGTTAGTAATTCTCATTGACTGTGGATGTATCAACTCATTGTCTCCATATACATTGGGTCACAGTTACAGTTCCAATGTAAGGAGGCAAGAACTGATATTGAAACAGTGAACTAAAGTTGGTTTGGTTTCATGGTCAGGTCTTATCTTGGCTGTCTTATCTTGGCTGTCTTATCTTAAAGAGAGAGAATCCAAGACTTACTTTGAAAAGCACCCAACATTATGCATTTTCTTGCATGTGTATTAGAAAATCAGTCCAAGACTTATATCCTTAAGGGTATGCACTGATACTAATATAAGGGAGTGGGGAGAGCACAAACTAGGATACATCTCTCAAGAGGCCCTGCCTTCTATAGTTGTACcgatttactttttttttgagCTGTATTTAAAGCTATGATACTATTAGGAAATGTGAGGTAATGATATGTCTTTCTTCTTGATTCCCCAGGTTTTGACCTGAGAATGGGATTAAAATTAAGCATACATGGTCAATCCATCCACCTAGCCTAGGCAGTACAACTATATAGCACCCCGCCAATTTGAAAACTCAATTTGCCTCCTGAGGCAAGGTAATCATACAAACCATTCTATCACCACCAGGACGGTGCCTCTACCAAAGGATGGAGACTCTGTGGACTTGAGGTTCAGTGGAGTTGAATAAACTTTGTGAAGTAATCACACATATCGACTTCAGCTCCACCACAGCATGGAAATATCAGTGGACATTCTTATGAAAACTCCCACATGACGTTGCATCATTCTCAACATAAAAGTCAGGGCTAATGTACATGGTTCAGTGCAACTGTGCCTAGATAGTAGATGTTTTCAGGAAGGCATTTTCCAACAATGACGTGTTCTACTGTTACTAGGCATAATGGCCCAGGCTTAATTAGGCTACCATAAGAGTAACCTTTCTCCTTGGCTATTTAGGCCTAGGTCAAGTAACAGTACACTAACAAGTAACACTAATACTAATAGTAATAACAGTAAGAACTTTGTAATGTAGGGCACAGGCTTAGGCCATAGGTCCACATCAACAATAGACTGAAGATGAAGTAGCTAGCCAGTTGCAGAATATTCTTGCATCATGCCCAAACAATATACCCTCAAATTGACTAAGCTGAGCCGAACTTTGGAGCTTAGGCTGACGTTAGGCCTCATTCCAGTAGCAACGACAGACCTAGTGTTACACTACACATGCGACAGTAAATGATAGGAAAGAAGGACGCTTTATGCGAGCAACCGTCGTTAACGCACTCTACTTAAGTTATGGTAATGCTTATTAATAATGATCCTGTGATTAACTTACCTCGCTAAATTGTACCCCGAATTTTGTGCTTCGGCTGTGTTTATCTGGGGCTTACTTTGCAGAAAACTTCAATCTCCTTTGAGTACCAAGTATGGAATTCCACTCCGATGTTTACAAACAGCAGGTGTCAGACCATCAATTTTAACGTTCAGTTTCAACGTATACAATTACATATACTCAAATGGACATGATTCACTGCTAGCTAGCTCGTTATGAAATAACGATCCTCTACACATTGACACTGGATTCCGAAATATACACTAAATAAGCACGCCAGTAGAGCAGTCGTTCTGGAATACGTCACGTCACGTAAGAAAGATTACTAGGTATAAGATGAACGCTCGAAAAGGAGATGTTTTTCCGAACAATGTTTTACACTTATTATAGtttaaacaaaaaagaaagttaCGCTATACAGCAAGACAGTAGAGCATTCGTTCTGGAACACGTAACGTCACAAAAGACAGAATATCAAgaatccctccccctccatacATTTTTCAAACTTTGCACATTCACTGGAAGTTTAAAGGTATACTCTTAGTTTTAATAGGGCAGgggacaagggcgtaggaaccgggggggctggggggcgccagccccccagtgaaaaatgtggaggggcggaagtatcattccgcccccccggttcgcaagtcagaaaacccctttttcatttctaaatgagaaaaaaaatctcatttggagcaccaaattgcatctaaggccaggtgaaaatacaaaattaagtttacaaaatggagtgggtgttgaagtgtgctatatagcaccaaattgcatctgaggccacctggaaatgcaaaaaatccaaaggggagggggaaccccctccccttagacccctcccccaggccggccatcggtcttcagccccccccccactcaaaaataccttcctacgccactggcagGGGATGTCGGTGAAGTATACGGAGGCGACCTCGTAAGTTAAGAAATGCGGGCGTAAAGTTGGTGTCAGACTAGAACTTCCGTCTCAAAATAGAGAAACCGGCTGCGCATGCTTATTAACCGTTGAACCGCCTTCCACCCTTCTATCGGCCTCGGTCATGCTCATCATAGGGAGAAATGCTCCCAAAAACCCTCGTCGAAAATGCCAgttcaagtttaaaaaaaaatgaatatatcaaGAAAATTCGGCTCGTGGTGGGTTAATTGTTGAGCCGAGAACCGACAGATACAGCATACTCACGAAGAATACTTCGCATACTTCGAACTAGTAGTAACCCTGAACTATAACAACATACTTTCCGTCATCGAGTATTATTGATGGACTTTGTATAAACTTAACCCATCCCAGCTGGTAGTAAAGTCGACCTTCTATTGATTCTATGACATATTTCACAATTCAAACTTAGCCCTCGTTAGTTGGGATCACTTACCACAGTTTTGAACGATGTTACACATTCTTTGGAATCTTAACCATTGTCCACGGCTTAAGTATCTTTGTGTTGATCAATACTTGGCTCAGGCTCCCGCCAACCCCAACCATTCCATGAACTGTACGAAAGCTCAAGAATAAACCTGTTGGAGGCTAACAGGGAAATCTTAACCTTGACAATGGTTCACGTAGAGCTATGACGAACAACATCGATCAGGCACGGAtcaataataaatcaataataaatCTATAATAAATCTATACTATAGAGCTAATTATAAACCTAATTTCAAAGCCTATATGtgcctcagaatgtaccatttcAATTCTCATTCCATTTTTACGGAGGAAGATGCTCCCCCTACATGTGAGTCGGATTCCATGACCCCAGTCCTatttaaaatcctggatccgaaCCTGGCAATTCCTGTCggtcatattttatttgaatacaCATCGGAAACGAAGTGCCTTTTTATGCGACAGGCAGAAACCATGTGTCGTCGTTGCGGTAATACGCGTACGTAGTATATCCGTTATCATGGCGTCACAAGCAATACGGAGCCCTGTAAACGCCTTTCAATTAAGAAGTGTAATAGCATATTCCATACACTTCGTACTATTGTGATGAATATCGACAACAAATGTTATTGGCTTCCGTAGACCGATAatgtttattaaattttatgACGCGTCCACAGAAATCTTTGTGAACAGGTCAGTGTTGCTGAGAAATTGTGATTTCTACGGAAGCACTGAAAGGCCAAACTACTTTCAGTTTTGTCTTAAATTCACAAATAATAAAAGGCTTTAATTCTCACTTTATAGACACGTTAACTTAACACTTCATAGGCATAAAAATTAAATTCACATTTCATTAACTTTAAATTCACACTGTATATTCTTAGATTCACACTTTATAATCCTTAAGTTCatacttatatttatatttatgaagtgTGAATTTAAGAATTATAAAGAGTGAATTTGACATTTATAAAATGtgaatttgatattttcaaaatgtgattttaaGGTTAATAAAGTGCGAATTTTACGTTTATAAAGTGTGAATTTGAGAccaaaatgaaagtaattttACCCTTCGGTGCTTCCGTAGATTTCAATGGCGTATGACCCAACTAGAGTCTTAACTTAGGGGCAGCATATAGGAATTAAATATCTTTAGATTATAAATCCGCCGGAGGACGACAGAGTCAAATTACATTagacaaaatttgaacaaaaacataatgtttcGTCACGACCTGTGCGACCCTATCTGGGTATTTTTTTAAGTCGCGGAAGAAGGCGTTAACACCTGGGTTGTACTAGTCTTAACAATAATCATACATTAGACTATTTACCATTTTGACCTCTAaatttttattgatattttatatcGATAATGCATATCGATATACCAATAATACATATAACGGCGTATGTTTACGGTGTCTCAGAGTGGGCATGCGGGCTTTCATCCATATAATCTAGTTACGGATAGATTCCAAAGCAAGTAGACTCAAGAGGTTATCGAGGTCCTTGTAAATCGGGTTGCCTTGTGTACCTTACATGCCGGCACCTTTTCCGACCCATCGCTCCTTCCAATTTCCCCAAATCTCACGAATAGGTGTTTGCTGTCACTTGAAACAGAGAGTCACTGACGCTTTCCAAACTAAATGGACTGTCTTTTTCACCGGGCCCGCTATTCGGGTACCGGAACaagcaaaaacagaaaagatCGATAAACAATTGAATCTGACAATAAACTTCGATGTATGCGTGCTATACTAACTCTTGATCAATGTGAAATGGATTGAAACTATTGCAAGCGATGTACAGGTTAATCATCAACGTATATGCCTATTGTGTGATTCTTAGACTAATGTTAGGAATTCATTGGTCGCAACCAACAGATTAGCCTGGCCGCAAATCACTATGCTTTtaaaaaagtcacccaggaaagaacctgggcatgaaaaccaaactaccgaacgactgacccgctctcaaccccaatcCCCTTGAATCGAGACTGACTCTGTGATCATCGCgcgtgtgtatcaccattccactcgaaagggaacatatactatacacatgatcttagtcGTCAAGTGAAAAGTTGGCAAAGCCCGGCCTCTAGAATGCGATGTACATATAGACATTTTATATGACTAGAATGTTAACATTCATGTCCTCCTAACTGTACGTGTTAATTAACACGTACAGTTAGGAGGACATGACGCCGGGCCTATTATTCCTTGTCAATAGGCCGCAAACGTGTTCATGAATCATTcgacaaaatatatatgattgCCAACAGATCACCAAAATTGCGATTTTTCATCCACGCGAAGATGACAGTATAATTATGTTTCGTACTGAGCGTGACTTGTACTGCTGTGAGTCACGGGTCAGGCCTCGTGATAAGAATATGGAGTCAAGTAGGCTACAAATGGCCATGCTTATAATGTCGAACCGGTTTATCATAACTATGACGAAGAATTGGAGATGTATGAAATAAAGCTAGGAGGAAATGTCATTTTGCCCACCGCATGTAACAAGTACCAACCGGTATGTTGGAAAACTCTTTATTAAAATAGTTGTTTCGATAGTAGACAGACGCTATTGGCACCGGATTGCTTGCTGTGGCGTGAAAGTCGTACGCACGACAGTAAGCGCGCACAGAGAACCACCTCAACGGACACGACATGCGTGTATATATCGCGCCTCGCACGGCAGTGAACGCGTTATTTGCACCACGCGTAAAGAAATGCTTTATGCAAAACACCGCGTAGGCTATttgtatagtactgtactaaTATACTGAGCATGATCAAAGCATACGATGGAATGAAAACAGATGGAATGTATGGCTGTGGTACTGTgcgaaaatgaatgaaaattcaGGAGCAGTAAATACAACAGTATCTGTCGAAACCATTGTGGCAGACGACAGAAGTGATGATGATCCAGGTCAAGGAGCGCTAAATCTGTTGGATCATCTCAACGAAAACGTCGCGGAGTTGGGCAATACCAAAGGAATCTCTACGCATGAAAACATTGCCCCTGGTGACAGAAGTATTCAAAAACCTATTTCCTCTGTGGAAGAAGATATTGCGATCGGAGTAGTCCACAGAGGAAACGTGGACGAGATCAGTAGTGATATCCAGAGGACGATCAATGCTCTACAAGTTGATACTGCGGGATTAGATCATGATGGTTGTGAAGAAACAGCCAACGATAGCGGAGCTTTGTACGATGAAGAAAGTGCCTCAACATCTAAGAGCAACAGGTAGGCGTTCACCACACAAATCTTACCACAATAGCCGAACACGCCGGGTCCTGCAGGCATATTCACTGGATAGTAGATGATACGGTGGCCCATATAGGACATTGACAACTTCGACTGTTTTATATCCAAATTTTCACCTGTTGTAGACCATTGGAAGATTCGTGTTTCCTTGAAATTTTGACTATTCATGTAAAAATTTCGACATTTGGTCGAAATTTACTACCATAAAGGCGTACTTTCTTCTCAAATACGCCTATAGGAAAGGTTTTATAATTCTTATAATTCATTTTCATATGTCGCTGTATCTTCCACAAAAAGTATCCACATGGGCCATTGCACTATTTCTATAGTACAAGTTTCCTTTGCTTTTTCTATggcaaatgaaataaatttgactGAATGGAAATATTCTATGATGGAACTTATGTATATAGTTCACTCTAAATTCAATGTTTTGTAACCGTTTTCAAAGTAAGCTTGAATGGAACATATTTAGATCTGATGTTTCAATTATCAATTCTATAATTGAATCAATGTTCATCAGCCAACATGTCGAAGATATTGGACCCGAAACTGATACAGTTGCGATACCGAGTGAGTCAGCCAGCACTGTAGTGAATAAATCAATTAAAGGAAATGAACAAGGTAAGAAACGTCATTAAAAGGTGAAAAGGAAACAATCACTATATACTTTATGCTTTTGTATAAGGATAACCAAGAAACACAGAGGCGGCGGAGGCAAGAGGTATAACATGGTAAAACATTAATGGCAGTTTGGACCAGGACATTGTAGTAGCTAGTTTTATTTCTGATTCGATAAAGTATATGACATGTATTGGGGGAGGAATATAAGTCATCGGTATAAAACGGTATATTCAAAGGACAACATTTGGCAGGCAGATGAGCAGAATCCGGGCACAAGTTAAGAAAGTCGGACTATACCAGGAGTATGGGGAAGTTGTGGAACGATAGTCTAAAACTTAGCTGTCCGACGAGCGCATTAATTCTTTGaatgtatgttttatttaaattaaaatataactgAACACTTATATCAAATCTTAATTGTTTCAGAATTACATTCATCTCATAACAAAACTTCAAACTATTTTGGTCCATGGAAAGTTACATTTTGAATTGTTCTGTATAGTTTCTACATTGTAAATGGAACTTCTCTCTCTCAGATAATACGAATATAACCAAGCTAACTCCCTCCATAGGCCTCATTGAAGCTAAAAGCGAGAGCCTGCACTCAATACTTAAACATTCTACACGTACTGATTCGGAGAGTAGGTGAGTGTATACATTCCTCGCATAAAATAAATGCGGGCTTGGATGTATGTTCTTATAACTATTTAAATCAAGACTATAAGTGGGTAAATGCCGCATGTTAGATGTATATGTGACTATAGGTATAGAAGAATCGAATGTGTGCGACTACATCCTCACACTGAGAATGGTGAAGCTGAAAAGTATATTCTTATGAAGTAACAAATAGGCCGGACATAGTGACTATGAAATAAACTCAATTGTACGTTTTATTGATGGGATCAACTGTGAATTTAAGAGTTTTCGTGTCTTCTTGTTCCCATGGTAACGCTACCTTACATTCAAACCGTTTATAACGCATGTAGTCTGCATCAGACATTATCTAACATCGCGGGAAAGACTCCACTGAGGACCCTAATGATGAGACTGAAACAGCCAAAGGTTGGAGAGGAGAAAAGTACAGACGACAAGCAAAAGAGTAAGTAACAGCTTTTCGCAAATTAATATGAAAGGAGAATGTAAAGTGACAGATTCTAAATGCAGGATTTATTAACAGGAGGCTCAATCTTATACCTATTTTGCTGGTCCGTGATTTCCAGACGATTCTTGAACTACAAAGTATGCATTAGTGACTAGGAGTGAATACTTCGTCGTTTGATATATGCAATACGGcatataaaagaaataatcatCTGCGACAATTTCATGTCAGCAACTCTACTTTCATTtaagaaatttatgaaaacagCCACTTTAACTATCCGTAGATCTTACAAAAAATACTATTGTTTACTTTCACAGAGAAGGTCAGGTGGGATGATGACAGCAACCAGACAAAGGTAATTGTACGGTACTGTTGTAGTGATGAATCTTTTTTTACTGTGAGGATTATCTGCTTAATCTATAAGATTACGGAGGATATTATTCAGATATTCAGACCCATAAGCTAACTTTGGTATGAGTCGGATATTGAATGCAATTACTAATGCTGTTTTTGCCCAATATTAAAAAGTCGGAATTCCAAGACTGACGATTCCTACCTCAAGCGTTACTCTCCATTCTCCATCTCATGTTAAAGTAAGTTGATTATACATACTAGCATGAGAGTATGTTCCGTCTGGTTGAATAGAAATGAGAGCAGTATCCaaaattcagcagaaatcagaaTCCTGTCTCTTTAACATTCACAGATTTCTTCTACCTCCGAACCCAGGAAGAAACCAATCAGTGCAGGTAAGGTTGTTTTTGCAGTTTTAGAGGAAGATGTGACATCTTCGTCATCATGGTAAAGTTTATCAGACTGGGATTAAGCCTGAAGGGTTCGGTTCGAATAGACAAACCTATGAGTGAcacattattaacattttatattCATCGATGAATATTAGTTAACCAGGATAGAAGGCACATTTGGATTTGACAACTCACACGCTTTCCCTGTCCCTTGACCATTCTCGCTTGACAGAGTCTATGTGTAGCCTCGTCATTAACTCACAATACTTTAATGTCCCTATAGCATAATATTACTTTTCTTTTCAGTTAATTTCGGTGGTCTTGCCAGGACTGTGACGACAATCACAGGACTAAAAAGATGGAAACTCAAGACGAAAGAGAAAGACACTCAAAATTCTTTTGAAAAGGTAAATTATCAAAAGTATGTCAAACATACTTAACCCTGCACTTTGCTTCCCCCACAGAGCTGTAGAGAGGCAGGAATGGCCCCAGGGGAAACCATTTCACTGAGCCCCAGTTTTGCACCCTCCATACATTTTCCTGGTCCCCTTAATGGTTTCCCGGCCCCATGGATCATTTAATCTTCCTGACCACCTCTCGCTAGGCCTGTTCTCTCACCTACATGCCTTGTTTTTTATCTTCCTCTCAGTATCATGGTCATCTAAGGGTTGTTCAGGAACATCTGAGGCAGGAGAAAACTGAAACCCCTCTCGCCATCAGGATAGAGGTGAAGACTGAAGTACTACCAATCTTGGCAAATGTTGTCAAAGGTATTTaaggtggtggtgggggggggggggtagagggggTTGGGAGTGAGTGCCAGTTTGGGTGTTAACAAATGGGCAAAGGAccagaaattaatattttgtatgtCGTTTCAATCAATTCCTGTTAACTGTATTTTGCCATTGCTGCTATTAATAATGACGCGTGAAGGCTTCACGTTTGTTCCAAAAATAAAGTTTCCTTGAATCCTTTTGCATATCCCTTTGCAGGAATAGACTTTATTGAATATCGTCACCATAACTGAACTGgttatattttgattttattccTATACAGCTTACAAAAAGGAACTGGTTGGGAAGCACCGATTATTGAGAGAGGCCAATTTTAAATATGAGAAGCTCAAATCTGAAGTGCAGGATGGTTTTCTGTAGGAATTACCGAAGAACTAGCAGGAAAAGTTAGTCCTCTTTGCCAGAAAGTATCATAGCGTTTTTTGGGTAATTTTTTCCATGTTGCAAGCAGAACTGTGCAACTGGAGAAATTAACAAAAGGAGGGGAGGattaagggggggggaggg
This window contains:
- the LOC139971177 gene encoding uncharacterized protein, with the translated sequence MNENSGAVNTTVSVETIVADDRSDDDPGQGALNLLDHLNENVAELGNTKGISTHENIAPGDRSIQKPISSVEEDIAIGVVHRGNVDEISSDIQRTINALQVDTAGLDHDGCEETANDSGALYDEESASTSKSNSQHVEDIGPETDTVAIPSESASTVVNKSIKGNEQDNTNITKLTPSIGLIEAKSESLHSILKHSTRTDSESSLHQTLSNIAGKTPLRTLMMRLKQPKVGEEKSTDDKQKKKVRWDDDSNQTKISSTSEPRKKPISAVNFGGLARTVTTITGLKRWKLKTKEKDTQNSFEKYHGHLRVVQEHLRQEKTETPLAIRIEVKTEVLPILANVVKAYKKELVGKHRLLREANFKYEKLKSEVQDGFL